In Solanum pennellii chromosome 3, SPENNV200, a single window of DNA contains:
- the LOC107012149 gene encoding proline-rich receptor-like protein kinase PERK15 isoform X2, whose product MSTGLPGVPLVPPLPFPPADNATTPTSPVNPSTTPPSPDVASQPSPATLLNPPPSSINGSSPTSAPSNGSSNSTTLVALGVGIGIGGALVLICVCIFALWYKRRKRRLGLNGFGHDPSQGPKDNLFGGQHHHWQQNAPPSTENMVRIPINPSPPPSITSVSQVSAADGCTPSLPPSTGSNLSTDKPFLQTTPDSSSSFSRTTFTYQELAFATDYFSVSNLLGQGGFGYVYKGVFRDGKEVAIKQLKAGSGQGEREFQAEVEIISHVHHKHLVSLVGHCISGVQRLLVYEFVPNKTLEFHLHGKEHPPLSWETRMRVTLCSARGLAYLHEECHPKIIHRDIKASNILLDDNFDAKVADFGLARLNYDSDTHVSTRVMGTFGYLAPEYALTGKLTEKSDVFSFGVMLLEIITGRRPIDKAQPYLDDNIVDWARPLLTQALDDGNFDTLADPRLDKNYDLTEMTRMVTCAAVCVRHLARRRPRMSQIVRALEGNLPLDELNDGLRPGHSGIHESYGSSDFDAVQYKEDLKKFRKMALESQAHNSSECSGPTSEFGPHPSGSSSEGLRTTQGTRSSVEGHREIRID is encoded by the exons ATGTCTACTGGGCTCCCCGGAGTGCCGTTGGTTCCGCCGTTGCCGTTTCCTCCGGCGGATAATGCAACTACTCCAACATCTCCGGTGAACCCAAGTACTACTCCTCCGTCTCCAGATGTTGCTAGTCAGCCTTCTCCGGCGACCTTGTTAAATCCGCCGCCCTCATCGATTAATGGAAGCTCTCCCACGAGTGCTCCGTCGAATGGGTCATCGAATAGTACTACTTTAGTAGCACTTGGAGTTGGAATTGGGATTGGAGGAGCACTTGTGCTTATATGCGTGTGCATTTTTGCACTTTGGTATAAGAGGAGAAAAAGGCGTCTTGGGTTAAATGGTTTTGGTCATGATCCATCACAAGGTCCCAAAG ATAATTTGTTTGGTGGTCAACATCATCACTGGCAACAAAATGCTCCTCCCTCAACAGAAAACATGGTGAGGATTCCAATAAATCCCTCCCCTCCACCATCCATTACATCAGTTTCACAAGTATCTGCAGCAGATGGATGTACTCCTTCACTGCCACCTTCCACTGGCAGTAACTTGAGTACTGACAAACCTTTTCTACAAACAACCCCTGATTCCAGCTCGAGTTTCTCTAGAACTACATTCACCTATCAAGAATTAGCATTTGCTACTGATTATTTCTCTGTTTCCAACCTCCTTGGTCAAGGTGGTTTTGGATATGTATACAAGGGAGTATTCCGTGATGGGAAGGAGGTTGCCATTAAGCAACTTAAAGCTGGAAGTGGGCAGGGGGAGCGTGAATTTCAAGCAGAGGTGGAGATTATTAGCCACGTTCATCACAAGCATCTTGTTTCGTTGGTTGGACACTGCATTTCAGGGGTGCAGCGGCTGTTAGTTTATGAATTTGTCCCAAACAAAACCTTGGAGTTCCACTTGCATG GCAAGGAGCATCCTCCACTAAGCTGGGAAACTAGGATGAGGGTTACTTTATGTTCTGCGAGAGGATTGGCATATCTGCACGAAGAAT GTCATCCCAAGATCATACATCGCGATATCAAGGCCTCCAATATTCTTCTTGATGACAATTTTGATGCAAAG GTTGCTGATTTTGGGCTTGCAAGGTTGAATTATGACTCTGATACTCACGTCTCCACACGAGTAATGGGAACTTTTGG GTACTTGGCTCCTGAGTATGCTCTTACTGGGAAGCTAACTGAAAAGTCTGATGTCTTCTCTTTTGGAGTCATGCTTTTGGAGATTATAACTGGAAGACGGCCGATTGATAAAGCTCAACCCTACCTTGACGATAACATTGTTGATTGG GCGAGGCCTTTGCTTACCCAGGCTCTGGATGATGGCAACTTTGATACTCTGGCTGATCCAAGATTGGACAAGAATTATGACTTGACTGAAATGACCAGAATGGTCACTTGTGCTGCTGTGTGTGTGCGCCATCTAGCACGTCGCAGGCCTCGTATGAGTCAG ATTGTCAGAGCTTTAGAAGGAAATTTGCCGTTGGATGAGTTAAATGATGGACTTAGACCTGGACATAGTGGTATACATGAATCTTACGGAAGCTCTGATTTCGATGCTGTTCAGTACAAAGAAGACCTTAAGAAATTTAGAAAGATGGCTCTGGAAAGCCAGGCACATAATTCTAGTGAATGCAGCGGGCCTACCAGTGAATTTGGCCCCCATCCTTCCGGTTCAAGTAGTGAAGGCCTAAGAACAACTCAAGGCACACGTTCTAGTGTTGAAGGTCATCGAGAAATTAGAATAGACTAG
- the LOC107012149 gene encoding proline-rich receptor-like protein kinase PERK15 isoform X1 translates to MSTGLPGVPLVPPLPFPPADNATTPTSPVNPSTTPPSPDVASQPSPATLLNPPPSSINGSSPTSAPSNGSSNSTTLVALGVGIGIGGALVLICVCIFALWYKRRKRRLGLNGFGHDPSQGPKDNLFGGQHHHWQQNAPPSTENMVRIPINPSPPPSITSVSQVSAADGCTPSLPPSTGSNLSTDKPFLQTTPDSSSSFSRTTFTYQELAFATDYFSVSNLLGQGGFGYVYKGVFRDGKEVAIKQLKAGSGQGEREFQAEVEIISHVHHKHLVSLVGHCISGVQRLLVYEFVPNKTLEFHLHGDITAGKEHPPLSWETRMRVTLCSARGLAYLHEECHPKIIHRDIKASNILLDDNFDAKVADFGLARLNYDSDTHVSTRVMGTFGYLAPEYALTGKLTEKSDVFSFGVMLLEIITGRRPIDKAQPYLDDNIVDWARPLLTQALDDGNFDTLADPRLDKNYDLTEMTRMVTCAAVCVRHLARRRPRMSQIVRALEGNLPLDELNDGLRPGHSGIHESYGSSDFDAVQYKEDLKKFRKMALESQAHNSSECSGPTSEFGPHPSGSSSEGLRTTQGTRSSVEGHREIRID, encoded by the exons ATGTCTACTGGGCTCCCCGGAGTGCCGTTGGTTCCGCCGTTGCCGTTTCCTCCGGCGGATAATGCAACTACTCCAACATCTCCGGTGAACCCAAGTACTACTCCTCCGTCTCCAGATGTTGCTAGTCAGCCTTCTCCGGCGACCTTGTTAAATCCGCCGCCCTCATCGATTAATGGAAGCTCTCCCACGAGTGCTCCGTCGAATGGGTCATCGAATAGTACTACTTTAGTAGCACTTGGAGTTGGAATTGGGATTGGAGGAGCACTTGTGCTTATATGCGTGTGCATTTTTGCACTTTGGTATAAGAGGAGAAAAAGGCGTCTTGGGTTAAATGGTTTTGGTCATGATCCATCACAAGGTCCCAAAG ATAATTTGTTTGGTGGTCAACATCATCACTGGCAACAAAATGCTCCTCCCTCAACAGAAAACATGGTGAGGATTCCAATAAATCCCTCCCCTCCACCATCCATTACATCAGTTTCACAAGTATCTGCAGCAGATGGATGTACTCCTTCACTGCCACCTTCCACTGGCAGTAACTTGAGTACTGACAAACCTTTTCTACAAACAACCCCTGATTCCAGCTCGAGTTTCTCTAGAACTACATTCACCTATCAAGAATTAGCATTTGCTACTGATTATTTCTCTGTTTCCAACCTCCTTGGTCAAGGTGGTTTTGGATATGTATACAAGGGAGTATTCCGTGATGGGAAGGAGGTTGCCATTAAGCAACTTAAAGCTGGAAGTGGGCAGGGGGAGCGTGAATTTCAAGCAGAGGTGGAGATTATTAGCCACGTTCATCACAAGCATCTTGTTTCGTTGGTTGGACACTGCATTTCAGGGGTGCAGCGGCTGTTAGTTTATGAATTTGTCCCAAACAAAACCTTGGAGTTCCACTTGCATG gaGACATAACTGCAGGCAAGGAGCATCCTCCACTAAGCTGGGAAACTAGGATGAGGGTTACTTTATGTTCTGCGAGAGGATTGGCATATCTGCACGAAGAAT GTCATCCCAAGATCATACATCGCGATATCAAGGCCTCCAATATTCTTCTTGATGACAATTTTGATGCAAAG GTTGCTGATTTTGGGCTTGCAAGGTTGAATTATGACTCTGATACTCACGTCTCCACACGAGTAATGGGAACTTTTGG GTACTTGGCTCCTGAGTATGCTCTTACTGGGAAGCTAACTGAAAAGTCTGATGTCTTCTCTTTTGGAGTCATGCTTTTGGAGATTATAACTGGAAGACGGCCGATTGATAAAGCTCAACCCTACCTTGACGATAACATTGTTGATTGG GCGAGGCCTTTGCTTACCCAGGCTCTGGATGATGGCAACTTTGATACTCTGGCTGATCCAAGATTGGACAAGAATTATGACTTGACTGAAATGACCAGAATGGTCACTTGTGCTGCTGTGTGTGTGCGCCATCTAGCACGTCGCAGGCCTCGTATGAGTCAG ATTGTCAGAGCTTTAGAAGGAAATTTGCCGTTGGATGAGTTAAATGATGGACTTAGACCTGGACATAGTGGTATACATGAATCTTACGGAAGCTCTGATTTCGATGCTGTTCAGTACAAAGAAGACCTTAAGAAATTTAGAAAGATGGCTCTGGAAAGCCAGGCACATAATTCTAGTGAATGCAGCGGGCCTACCAGTGAATTTGGCCCCCATCCTTCCGGTTCAAGTAGTGAAGGCCTAAGAACAACTCAAGGCACACGTTCTAGTGTTGAAGGTCATCGAGAAATTAGAATAGACTAG